The following coding sequences lie in one Phycicoccus duodecadis genomic window:
- a CDS encoding 1,4-dihydroxy-2-naphthoyl-CoA synthase, which yields MSAIDGVSETFDPSAWEAVPGFEDLTDVTYHRAVGLGCVRVAFDRPEVLNAFRPHTVDELYRVLDHARRTADVGVVLLTGNGPGPQGTGSADKWAFCSGGDQRIRGRSGYQYADGATADTVDERRVRAEGGRLHILEVQRLIRTMPKVVVAVVNGWAAGGGHSLHVVCDLTLASREHARFKQTDADVGSFDGGYGSAYLAKMVGQKFAREIFFLGRTYTADDMHRMGAVNIVADHAELEVEALQVAREIMGKSPQAQRMLKFAFNLLDDGLMGQQVFAGEATRLAYMTDEAVEGRDQFLEKRDPDWSPFPWYY from the coding sequence GTGAGCGCGATCGACGGAGTCAGCGAGACCTTCGACCCCTCGGCCTGGGAGGCCGTCCCCGGCTTCGAGGACCTCACCGACGTCACCTACCACCGGGCGGTCGGCCTCGGCTGCGTGCGCGTCGCGTTCGACCGGCCCGAGGTGCTCAACGCCTTCCGCCCGCACACCGTCGACGAGCTCTACCGCGTGCTCGACCACGCGCGCCGCACCGCCGACGTCGGCGTCGTGCTCCTCACCGGCAACGGCCCCGGCCCGCAGGGCACCGGCAGCGCCGACAAGTGGGCCTTCTGCTCCGGCGGAGACCAGCGCATCCGCGGCCGGTCGGGCTACCAGTACGCCGACGGCGCCACCGCCGACACCGTCGACGAGCGCCGGGTCCGGGCGGAGGGCGGCCGCCTGCACATCCTCGAGGTCCAGCGCCTCATCCGCACCATGCCCAAGGTCGTGGTCGCGGTCGTGAACGGCTGGGCGGCCGGCGGCGGCCACAGCCTGCACGTCGTCTGCGACCTGACCCTGGCCAGCCGCGAGCACGCGCGGTTCAAGCAGACCGATGCCGACGTGGGCTCGTTCGACGGCGGCTACGGCAGCGCGTACCTCGCGAAGATGGTGGGGCAGAAGTTCGCCCGCGAGATCTTCTTCCTCGGGCGCACCTACACCGCCGACGACATGCACCGGATGGGCGCGGTCAACATCGTCGCCGACCACGCCGAGCTCGAGGTCGAGGCCCTGCAGGTGGCCCGCGAGATCATGGGGAAGTCGCCGCAGGCGCAGCGGATGCTCAAGTTCGCGTTCAACCTGCTCGACGACGGGCTGATGGGCCAGCAGGTCTTCGCCGGCGAGGCGACCCGGCTGGCGTACATGACCGACGAGGCCGTCGAGGGCCGAGACCAGTTCCTCGAGAAGCGCGACCCCGACTGGTCGCCCTTCCCCTGGTACTACTGA